In Prosthecomicrobium sp. N25, one DNA window encodes the following:
- a CDS encoding LutC/YkgG family protein, whose protein sequence is MSRDVILSKIRRSLGAGPADVERRAAVSDRLTRSPRGIIPKRGQLPPAEQVRLFAAMAEKVSTTVAHVASPDEIPAAVADYLRSRNLPAAIRRGDDPRLAGLPWESQPQLAVATGPSDGRDLAGLSHAFAAVAETGTLVLTSGPENPTTLNFLPEYHLVVLRAEDVEGDVETVWERIRARYGKGALPRTVNMITGPSRSGDIEQTILLGAHGPRSLHVIVVGAAH, encoded by the coding sequence ATGAGCCGAGACGTCATCCTCTCAAAGATCCGCCGCTCGCTCGGGGCCGGCCCCGCCGACGTGGAGCGCCGCGCCGCCGTCTCCGACCGGCTGACCCGGTCGCCACGCGGCATCATCCCGAAGCGCGGCCAGCTGCCCCCGGCCGAGCAGGTCCGCCTCTTCGCCGCTATGGCCGAGAAGGTGAGCACCACCGTCGCCCACGTGGCGAGCCCGGACGAGATCCCGGCTGCGGTGGCCGACTACCTGCGCAGCCGCAACCTGCCCGCCGCGATCCGGCGCGGCGACGACCCGCGCCTGGCCGGCCTGCCCTGGGAGAGCCAGCCGCAGCTCGCCGTCGCCACGGGCCCCTCGGACGGGCGCGACCTGGCGGGTCTCAGCCACGCCTTCGCGGCCGTGGCCGAGACCGGCACCCTGGTGCTGACCTCCGGCCCCGAGAACCCCACGACCCTGAACTTCCTGCCGGAGTATCACCTGGTGGTCCTTCGCGCCGAGGACGTCGAGGGCGACGTCGAGACGGTCTGGGAGCGCATCCGCGCCCGCTACGGCAAGGGCGCCCTGCCGCGCACCGTCAACATGATCACCGGCCCGTCCCGCTCCGGCGACATCGAGCAGACGATCCTGCTCGGCGCCCACGGCCCGCGCAGCCTGCACGTGATCGTGGTCGGCGCCGCGCACTGA
- a CDS encoding LysR substrate-binding domain-containing protein, with translation MAGLLDLDQLKTFVVICETGSFTRAADVVHKTQSAVSMQIRRLEERIGKPLFARDGRSSKLTPEGERLLAYARRMVKLNDETIAAFDEAELSGRIRLGTPDDYADRFLPEILARFARSNPRVEVTVVCEPSPQLVELVRQNELDVAIITYVREKAPAEVIRREPLLWVTSARHAAHEEPVLPLALGRPTCNWRRAAVEALDEVRRPHRTLYASWNSTAVGAAVLAGLAVSVLPESAIRPGMRVLTEADGFPRLPVCEIGLLRSWHQASPVIDALAGHIVQSLDNLTNGAVLAAE, from the coding sequence ATGGCGGGACTCCTCGACCTCGACCAGCTGAAGACCTTCGTGGTGATCTGCGAGACGGGCAGCTTCACGCGGGCCGCCGACGTGGTGCACAAGACCCAATCCGCCGTCTCCATGCAGATCCGCCGCCTGGAGGAGCGCATCGGCAAGCCGCTGTTCGCCCGGGACGGTCGCTCCTCGAAGCTCACGCCGGAGGGCGAGCGGCTGCTCGCCTATGCGCGGCGCATGGTCAAGCTCAACGACGAGACGATCGCCGCCTTCGACGAGGCCGAGCTCTCCGGCCGCATCCGGCTCGGCACGCCGGACGACTACGCCGACCGGTTCCTGCCCGAGATCCTCGCGCGCTTCGCCCGCTCCAACCCGCGCGTCGAGGTCACCGTCGTGTGCGAGCCGAGCCCGCAGCTCGTCGAACTGGTCCGGCAGAACGAGCTCGACGTCGCCATCATCACCTACGTGCGCGAGAAGGCGCCCGCGGAGGTGATCCGCCGCGAGCCGCTGCTGTGGGTCACCTCGGCGCGGCACGCCGCCCACGAGGAGCCCGTGCTGCCCCTCGCCCTCGGCCGGCCGACCTGCAACTGGCGGCGGGCCGCCGTCGAGGCGCTCGACGAGGTCCGGCGGCCGCATCGGACGCTCTACGCGAGCTGGAACTCCACGGCCGTCGGGGCCGCGGTGCTGGCCGGGCTCGCCGTCTCGGTCCTGCCGGAATCGGCCATCCGGCCCGGCATGCGGGTGCTCACCGAGGCGGACGGCTTCCCGCGCCTGCCGGTCTGCGAGATCGGCCTCCTGCGCTCCTGGCACCAGGCCTCCCCGGTCATCGACGCGCTCGCGGGCCACATCGTCCAGTCCCTGGACAACCTCACGAACGGGGCGGTGCTGGCGGCGGAGTGA
- a CDS encoding PaaI family thioesterase, producing MAHDARNPDWIRTTLDTFNAAPFIRDLGCRLVDIEPGRIVTELELAERHLQQDGYVHAGVQATLADHTAGTAAATLMAPGQIVLTIEFKLSLLAPARGERLVCRADVLKPGRQVSFTEARVFAVADGAERLVSHFTGSMALVSR from the coding sequence ATGGCCCACGATGCCCGCAATCCGGACTGGATCCGGACGACCCTCGACACGTTCAATGCAGCCCCCTTCATTCGCGACCTCGGCTGCCGGCTGGTCGACATCGAGCCCGGGCGCATCGTCACCGAACTCGAGCTCGCCGAGCGCCACCTGCAGCAGGACGGCTACGTCCATGCGGGCGTGCAGGCGACCCTCGCGGACCACACCGCCGGCACCGCCGCCGCCACCCTGATGGCGCCCGGCCAGATCGTCCTGACGATCGAGTTCAAGCTGAGCCTGCTCGCCCCGGCTCGCGGCGAGCGGCTCGTCTGCCGCGCCGACGTGCTGAAGCCCGGCCGCCAGGTGAGCTTCACGGAGGCCAGGGTCTTCGCCGTCGCCGACGGCGCCGAGCGCCTGGTCAGCCATTTCACCGGCTCGATGGCGCTCGTCTCGCGCTGA
- a CDS encoding acetyl-CoA acetyltransferase translates to MTAAIVGWAHTPFGKQDAETVESLIGRVATEALADAGLEAGEVDEIVLGHFNGGFSAQDFTASLVLQADPHFRFKPATRVENACATGSAAVHQGIKSIRAGTARIVLVVGVEQMTRTPGPEIGNILLKASYLPEDGDTKGGFAGVFGGIAAGYFQRHGDQSDALAMIAAKNHRNGVANPYAQMRKDLGYEFCRAESDKNPFVAGPLKRTDCSLVSDGAAALVLTDIRTALGMRKAVAFRGVAHAQDFLPMSKRDILKFEGCSTAWHRALQDAGVNLLDLDFVETHDCFTIAELIEYEAMGLAPEGQGARAILEGWTNKEGKLPVNPSGGLKAKGHPIGATGVSMHVMTAMQLTGQAGGMQIPGAELAGIFNMGGAAVANYVSVLQSLR, encoded by the coding sequence ATGACCGCCGCCATCGTGGGCTGGGCCCACACGCCCTTCGGCAAGCAGGACGCCGAGACCGTCGAGAGCCTGATCGGCCGCGTCGCCACCGAGGCCCTGGCGGACGCCGGCCTGGAGGCCGGCGAGGTCGACGAGATCGTCCTCGGCCACTTCAACGGCGGCTTCTCGGCGCAGGACTTCACCGCCTCGCTCGTCCTCCAGGCCGACCCGCATTTCCGCTTCAAGCCGGCGACCCGCGTCGAGAACGCCTGTGCGACCGGCTCGGCCGCCGTCCATCAGGGCATCAAGTCGATCCGCGCCGGCACCGCCCGCATCGTGCTGGTCGTCGGCGTCGAGCAGATGACGCGCACCCCCGGCCCCGAGATCGGCAACATCCTGCTCAAGGCCTCCTACCTGCCCGAGGACGGCGACACCAAGGGCGGCTTCGCCGGCGTCTTCGGCGGCATCGCGGCCGGCTATTTCCAGCGCCACGGCGACCAGTCCGACGCCCTCGCGATGATCGCCGCCAAGAACCACCGCAACGGCGTCGCCAACCCTTACGCCCAGATGCGCAAGGACCTGGGCTACGAATTCTGCCGCGCCGAGAGCGACAAGAACCCCTTCGTGGCCGGCCCGCTCAAGCGCACGGACTGCTCGCTCGTCTCCGACGGCGCCGCCGCCCTGGTGCTGACCGACATCCGGACCGCGCTGGGCATGCGCAAGGCGGTCGCGTTCCGGGGCGTCGCCCACGCGCAGGATTTCCTGCCCATGTCCAAGCGCGACATCCTGAAGTTCGAGGGCTGCTCCACGGCCTGGCATCGCGCCCTGCAGGACGCCGGCGTGAACCTGCTCGACCTCGACTTCGTCGAGACCCACGACTGCTTCACCATCGCCGAGCTGATCGAATACGAGGCCATGGGCCTCGCCCCGGAAGGGCAGGGCGCCCGCGCCATCCTGGAGGGCTGGACCAACAAGGAGGGCAAGCTGCCGGTCAATCCGTCCGGCGGCCTGAAGGCCAAGGGCCATCCGATCGGCGCGACCGGCGTCTCCATGCACGTGATGACCGCCATGCAGCTGACCGGCCAGGCTGGCGGCATGCAGATCCCCGGCGCCGAACTCGCCGGCATCTTCAACATGGGCGGTGCGGCGGTCGCGAACTACGTGTCGGTGCTGCAGAGCCTGAGGTGA
- a CDS encoding ArsR/SmtB family transcription factor, translated as MRNGPDIAGLAALIGDPARATILEALMSGLALTAGELAREAGVSPQTATAHLSKLRDAGLIVMAVQGRHRYYRLAGQDVAGAIEGLMGLSARLGRLRTRPGPRDAAMRMARVCYDHLAGELGVRMHDAFVERGLLGAGPEGLHLTEDGRRAFRAEGLDVAAASPKGRPLCRSCLDWSMRRPHLAGVLGADLLQAILSRGWASRDPASRAIRFTPQGLERFEAFLAGSPAVPAALPAPLSARRAPSSR; from the coding sequence ATGAGAAACGGACCCGACATCGCCGGACTTGCCGCCCTGATCGGCGATCCCGCCCGCGCCACCATTCTCGAAGCGCTCATGTCGGGCCTTGCCCTGACCGCGGGCGAGCTGGCGCGGGAAGCGGGCGTGTCGCCCCAGACCGCGACTGCGCATCTGTCGAAGCTCCGGGACGCCGGCCTGATCGTCATGGCGGTGCAGGGCCGCCATCGATACTACCGGCTGGCCGGCCAGGACGTGGCAGGAGCCATCGAGGGCCTGATGGGCCTGTCCGCGCGACTCGGCCGCCTGCGGACCCGGCCGGGACCGCGCGACGCGGCGATGCGAATGGCGCGTGTCTGCTACGATCACCTCGCCGGCGAACTCGGCGTGCGCATGCATGACGCATTCGTCGAGCGCGGCCTGCTCGGCGCCGGCCCGGAGGGGTTGCACTTGACGGAGGACGGCAGGCGGGCTTTTCGGGCCGAGGGCCTGGACGTGGCGGCGGCATCCCCGAAAGGGCGCCCGCTCTGCCGAAGCTGCCTGGACTGGAGCATGCGTCGCCCGCACCTCGCGGGCGTCCTGGGGGCCGACCTGCTGCAGGCCATCCTGTCCCGGGGCTGGGCATCCCGCGATCCAGCGAGCCGCGCGATCCGCTTCACCCCGCAAGGCCTCGAGCGCTTCGAGGCGTTCCTGGCGGGCAGCCCCGCAGTCCCGGCCGCCCTACCCGCCCCGCTCAGCGCGAGACGAGCGCCATCGAGCCGGTGA
- a CDS encoding DUF1127 domain-containing protein, translating into MHTTDRTTTPPHLLGAAAVAAVKGFVTLVGSLWRVRRNRREVADLLEFDDRMLADIGLMRGDVTSALASPLDVDPSTRLRIFAVERRAGMRAQAMERYDLLAGAERAVRGLPPA; encoded by the coding sequence ATGCATACGACAGACCGGACGACCACCCCGCCCCACCTGCTCGGCGCCGCTGCCGTCGCGGCGGTCAAGGGCTTCGTCACGCTCGTCGGCAGCCTGTGGCGCGTTCGTCGAAACCGGCGCGAGGTGGCCGACCTCCTCGAGTTCGACGACCGGATGCTCGCCGACATCGGCCTGATGCGGGGCGACGTGACCTCCGCGCTCGCCTCGCCTCTCGACGTCGATCCGTCGACGCGGCTGCGCATCTTCGCCGTCGAGCGGCGCGCCGGCATGCGCGCCCAGGCCATGGAGCGCTACGACCTCCTGGCCGGCGCCGAGCGCGCCGTCCGCGGCCTGCCCCCGGCCTGA